Proteins encoded together in one Bradyrhizobium sp. CB82 window:
- a CDS encoding crotonase/enoyl-CoA hydratase family protein, translated as MEERVSISVSEGVADVRLVRADKMNALDQAMFGALVDATERLSKEKGVRVVVLSGEGRAFCAGLDMGRFAAMKEKGGNGIPGGENRDLTLRTHGKANFAQQAVWGWRQLPVPVIAAVHGVAFGGGFQLALGADMRFVAPDTRMSIMEIKWGLVPDMAGTPILASLVRDDILRELTYTGRIFSAQEAMSYGLATRICDDPRTAALEVAREIAGKSPDAIRAAKRMLNNLSVDPAGALLAESVEQQKLIGSANQTEAVRANMEKRAPKFADWH; from the coding sequence ATGGAAGAGCGCGTCTCGATCTCGGTTTCGGAAGGCGTCGCCGACGTCCGCCTGGTGCGGGCGGACAAGATGAATGCGCTCGATCAAGCGATGTTCGGGGCGTTGGTGGACGCAACCGAGCGGCTTTCCAAAGAGAAAGGCGTGCGCGTCGTCGTGCTGTCGGGCGAGGGGCGGGCGTTCTGCGCCGGCCTCGACATGGGACGCTTTGCCGCCATGAAGGAGAAGGGCGGGAACGGAATTCCGGGTGGCGAAAATCGCGATCTCACCCTGCGCACGCACGGCAAGGCGAATTTTGCGCAGCAGGCGGTATGGGGCTGGCGTCAACTCCCCGTGCCCGTCATCGCCGCCGTGCACGGCGTCGCGTTCGGCGGCGGCTTCCAGCTCGCGCTCGGCGCGGACATGCGCTTCGTTGCGCCCGACACGCGGATGTCGATCATGGAGATCAAATGGGGCCTCGTCCCCGACATGGCGGGCACGCCGATCCTTGCGTCGCTGGTGCGCGACGACATCCTGCGCGAGCTCACCTACACAGGCCGCATCTTCTCGGCGCAGGAGGCGATGTCCTACGGCCTCGCCACGCGCATTTGCGATGACCCGCGCACCGCGGCGCTCGAAGTCGCGCGGGAGATCGCCGGCAAGAGCCCGGATGCGATCCGTGCCGCCAAGCGCATGCTGAACAACCTCTCCGTCGATCCGGCTGGCGCGCTGCTTGCCGAATCCGTCGAGCAGCAGAAGCTGATCGGCAGCGCGAACCAGACCGAAGCCGTTCGTGCCAATATGGAAAAGCGCGCACCGAAGTTTGCTGATTGGCACTGA
- a CDS encoding SDR family oxidoreductase encodes MFKENLLAGRRILVTGGGTGLGKSMAARFLQLGAEVHICGRRKIVCDETATELMDLYGGRVASHGVDIRNALAVEEMIENIFREGALTDLINNAAGNFISRTEELSPRGFDAVANIVMHGTFYVTHAVGKRWIAAKQPGNVVSITVTWVRNGSPYVVPSAMSKSAIHAMTMSLATEWGRHGIRLNTIAPGEIPTEGMSKRIKPGDEAGARTKAMNPMGRVGTMEELQNLAVFLISGGCDWINGETIAMDGAQALAMGGNFYQLRDWTDDDWNTARESIKAQNEKDRAARG; translated from the coding sequence ATGTTCAAGGAAAATCTTCTGGCCGGCCGGCGCATCCTTGTGACCGGCGGCGGCACCGGTCTCGGCAAGTCGATGGCGGCGCGCTTTCTCCAGCTCGGCGCCGAGGTGCATATCTGCGGCCGGCGCAAGATCGTCTGCGACGAGACCGCGACCGAATTGATGGATCTCTACGGCGGCCGGGTCGCCAGCCATGGCGTCGACATCCGCAACGCGCTCGCGGTCGAGGAAATGATCGAGAACATCTTTCGCGAGGGCGCGCTGACCGATCTCATCAACAATGCCGCCGGCAATTTCATTTCGCGCACGGAAGAGCTCTCGCCGCGCGGCTTCGACGCAGTCGCCAACATCGTCATGCATGGTACGTTCTACGTGACCCATGCCGTCGGCAAGCGCTGGATCGCCGCGAAGCAGCCGGGCAATGTCGTCTCGATCACCGTGACCTGGGTGCGCAACGGCTCGCCTTACGTCGTGCCGTCGGCGATGAGCAAGTCCGCAATCCACGCCATGACGATGTCGCTTGCGACCGAATGGGGCCGTCACGGCATCCGCCTCAACACCATCGCGCCTGGCGAGATCCCGACCGAGGGCATGAGCAAGCGCATCAAGCCGGGCGATGAGGCCGGCGCGCGCACCAAGGCGATGAACCCGATGGGCCGCGTCGGCACCATGGAGGAGCTACAGAACCTCGCGGTGTTCCTGATCTCCGGCGGCTGCGACTGGATCAACGGCGAGACCATCGCCATGGACGGCGCGCAGGCGCTCGCGATGGGCGGCAATTTCTATCAACTCCGCGACTGGACCGACGACGACTGGAACACCGCCCGCGAATCCATCAAGGCGCAGAACGAGAAGGACCGGGCTGCGAGGGGGTGA
- a CDS encoding acyl-CoA dehydrogenase family protein, producing the protein MDFSLPADLIAYLGELDHFIEREIKPLEEADDNVRFFDHRREWARTDFENGGLPRHEWEALLRKAKDLADAAGHLRFAVSRKYGGKDGSNLWMAVIREHFAAKGLGLHNDLQNEHSIVGNFPVVTMLDRYGRDDQKAMIDGSIKGKYRVTFGLTEPHHGSDATHMETRAVAGTRDNVKGWIINGEKMWTTGMHVATHCALFARTSGNDGDARGITCFLVPANSHGVRIEEYMWTFNMPTDHPRVSFTDVFVPEEALFGEVGRGLSLAQCFVHQNRIRQAASSLGAAVYCINESVEYARERKPFGKALAENQAIQFPLVELATQAEMLRLLIRKTAWEMDKLTEEQIERTLSDRVSMCNYWANRLCCEAADRAMQVHGGMGYSRHKPFEHIYRHHRRYRITEGSEEIQMRKVAGFLFGYMGPGKH; encoded by the coding sequence GTGGATTTCTCATTGCCTGCCGATCTCATCGCTTATCTCGGAGAGCTCGACCATTTCATCGAACGCGAGATCAAGCCGCTGGAGGAGGCCGACGACAACGTCCGCTTCTTCGACCACCGCCGCGAATGGGCGCGCACCGATTTCGAGAACGGCGGCCTGCCGCGACACGAATGGGAGGCGCTGCTGCGCAAGGCGAAGGATCTTGCGGACGCCGCCGGCCATCTGCGCTTCGCTGTGTCCAGGAAATATGGCGGCAAGGATGGTTCCAACCTCTGGATGGCTGTCATTCGCGAGCATTTTGCCGCGAAAGGCCTTGGCCTGCACAACGATCTGCAGAACGAGCACTCCATCGTCGGCAATTTCCCCGTCGTGACCATGCTGGACCGCTATGGCCGCGACGACCAGAAGGCGATGATCGATGGCTCGATCAAGGGCAAGTACCGCGTCACGTTTGGTTTGACCGAGCCGCATCACGGGTCGGACGCCACCCACATGGAGACGCGCGCGGTGGCCGGGACCCGCGACAACGTCAAGGGCTGGATCATCAATGGCGAGAAGATGTGGACGACCGGCATGCACGTCGCCACCCATTGCGCGCTGTTTGCGCGTACCTCAGGCAACGACGGCGATGCGCGCGGCATCACCTGCTTCCTGGTACCGGCGAACAGCCATGGCGTCAGGATCGAGGAATACATGTGGACCTTCAACATGCCGACGGATCATCCGCGTGTCAGTTTTACCGACGTGTTCGTGCCGGAGGAGGCGCTGTTCGGCGAGGTCGGCCGGGGCCTGTCGCTCGCGCAATGTTTCGTGCACCAGAACCGCATCCGTCAGGCCGCCAGCTCGCTAGGAGCCGCCGTCTACTGCATCAACGAGAGCGTGGAATATGCGCGCGAGCGAAAGCCGTTCGGCAAGGCGCTCGCCGAGAACCAGGCGATCCAGTTCCCGCTGGTCGAGCTTGCGACCCAAGCCGAGATGCTTCGCCTGTTGATCCGCAAGACCGCCTGGGAGATGGACAAGCTCACCGAGGAGCAGATCGAGCGAACGCTGTCGGACCGCGTCTCGATGTGCAACTACTGGGCCAACCGCCTCTGCTGCGAGGCCGCTGACCGTGCCATGCAGGTCCATGGCGGCATGGGCTATTCACGCCACAAGCCCTTCGAGCACATCTACCGCCACCACCGCCGCTACCGCATCACCGAGGGCAGCGAGGAAATCCAGATGCGGAAGGTGGCGGGATTCTTGTTCGGGTATATGGGGCCAGGGAAGCATTAG